In the Clostridium cellulovorans 743B genome, AGAATCTCCCTAAAGTCAGGCCACCTCTTGCTTCATCGCCATTTTTACTCACAACTCTTATATTATAACTTAGAAAACTAAGAATTGCAATAGCTTATTTATTAAAGGTTCTAATTTTGTAACTTAACTAAAAACATTGTATTTTTAGTTCTATTACTAATGATTATTGCCCCGCTAAACGTCACTTTATACATTATAGTGTATGTAATTCATTATGTAAATAGCTTTTTTCTACTTATTTCACTATAAAAAAAGAAGATAGACGTCTCTATCTTCTTTTCATAAACTGCAGTTTGTTTGTTTTTATTATATTAATATAATTTTGTTAAAGATATATCATTAAACTATTTATTAAAATCGATTTATTTCATTCTGTCTGTCTAAATAATGTCCATCTAAAATCTGCATCTAATTTTGTCTTATGCTATTATGTCTATTTAAAAGTCATTTCGTTTAAATATTATTCAACGATTGTTGTAACAACACCTGAACCAACTGTTCTTCCGCCTTCTCTGATAGCGAATCTTAGGTTTTCATCCATTGCTACTTGTGTTATTAATTCTACGTTCATGTCGATGTGGTCTCCTGGCATTACCATTTCAACTCCGTCTGGTAATTTGATTGAACCTGTAACGTCTGTTGTTCTGAAGTAGAATTGTGGTCTGTATCCATCGAAGAATGGTGTGTGTCTTCCGCCTTCTTCTTTCTTAAGTACGTATACTTGACCTACGAACTTGCTGTGTGGTGTTACTGAACCTGGTTTTGATAATACTTGACCTCTTTCGATTTCATCTCTTTGAACACCTCTTAATAATGCTCCGATGTTATCTCCTGCCATTGCTTCATCAAGTAATTTCTTGAACATTTCTACACCTGTTACAGTGATTTTTCTTGTTTCTTCGTGTAATCCAACTAGTTCTACTTCGTCTCCTACATGAAGAATTCCTCTTTCAACTCTTCCAGTTGCAACTGTTCCTCTTCCAGTGATTGTGAATACATCTTCTACTGGCATTAAGAATGGTTTGTCTGTTGCTCTTTCTGGTGTTGGGATGTATGAATCAACTGCTGCCATTAATTCCATTACGCATTTTGTTGCTTCTTCATCTGATGGGTTTTCTAATGCTTTTAATGCTGATCCTGTTATTACTGGAGTATCATCTCCTGGGAATCCGTATTCATCTAGTAATTCTCTTACTTCCATTTCAACTAATTCTAATAATTCTGGATCGTCTACCATATCTGCTTTGTTTAAGAATACTACTATGTATTGTACACCAACTCTTGATGATAATAGTATGTGTTCTCTTGTTTGTGGCATTGGACCATCTGCTGCTGAACAAACTAATATTGCTCCGTCCATTTGCGCTGCTCCAGTGATCATGTTCTTAACATAGTCAGCATGTCCTGGACAGTCAACGTGTGCATAATGTCTATTTTCAGTTTCGTACTCAACGTGAGCTGTGTTGATTGTGATTCCTCTTTCTTTTTCTTCTGGCGCTTTATCTATTTCGTCATATTTGAAAGCTTTTGCTCCACCTTTAAGTGCAAGTACTGATGTGATTGCAGCTGTTAATGTTGTCTTACCGTGGTCAACGTGACCAATTGTTCCGATGTTTACGTGTGGTTTTGTTCTTTCGAATTTTGATTTTGACATCTTGATTTCCTCCCTTATTTAAACCCTTTATTATTTTGCGTTTCTTTCTCCAGCAATTTTATCCTGGATATTTCTTGGAACATCTTCATAATGATCTGTTTCCATGCTGTAAGTTCCTCTACCTTGAGTCTTAGATCTTAATGCAGTTGCATAACCAAACATTTCAGAAAGTGGAACGAATGATCTGATAACTTGAGCTCCTGCTCTATTTTCCATACCATCAATTCTACCTCTTCTTGAGTTTATGTCACCAATTACATCTCCCATGTATTCTTCTGGAACTGTAACTTCAACTTTCATTATTGGTTCAAGTAGTACTGGATTTGCTTTAGCCATAGCATTTTTGAATGCCATAGATCCAGCGATTTTAAATGCCATTTCTGATGAGTCAACATCATGGTATGAACCGTCAACTAGCTTGATCTTGAAGTTTATAACTGGGAATCCTGCAACTACACCGCTATTTGAAGCTTCTTGAATACCATTATCGATAGGTGAAATAAATTCTTTAGGAATAGCTCCTCCAACGATAGCGTTTTCGAATTCATATGCACCTTCATGAGGCATCATTTCTATCCAACAGTGACCATATTGTCCTCTACCACCAGATTGTCTTACAAACTTACCTTCAGCTCTAACAGCTTCTCTGATAGTTTCTTTGTAAGCAACTTGTGGAGCACCAACATTACAATCAACTTTGAACTCTCTTGTTAATCTATCAACGATAATTTCAAGGTGAAGTTCTCCCATACCACCGATGATTGTTTGACCTGTTTCTTGGTCAGTAAAAGTTTTGAATGTAGGATCTTCTTCAGCAAGTTTTACAAGAGCTAAGCCCATTTTTTCTTGACCAGCTTTTGTTTTTGGTTCTATAGCAACATGGATAACTGGATCTGGGAATTCCATACTTTCTAGTACGATTGGATTTGCTTCCTCACATAAAGTATCTCCAGTTGTTGTATTTTTAAGACCTACGATTGCACCTAATTCACCAGCTTCAAGACTTTCAACTTCTTCTCTGTGGTTAGCATGCATTTTAACAAGTCTTCCGATTCTTTCTTTCTTACCTTTCGTTGAGTTAAGAACATAAGAACCTGATTGAAGAACTCCTGAGTATACTCTAGCGAAAGCTAATTTACCAACGAATGGATCTGTAGCAATCTTAAATGCTAATGCAGACATTGGCTCTTCATCAGAAGCTTTTCTGCTATCTTCTTCACCTTCTAATGAAGTACCTTTTATAGCAGGTATATCAAGTGGTGATGGTAAGTAATCAACAACTGAGTCGATCATTTGTTGAACACCTTTGTTCTTGTATGATGAACCACAGAATACAGGAACTATTTCATTAGCGATTACACCTTTTCTAAGAGCTGCTTTTAACTCTTCTACTGTTGGTTCTTCACCATCAAGGTATTTCATCATTAATTCTTCATCTAGTTCAGCTATTGATTCGATCATAGTTGCTCTATATTCTTCAACTTTATCTTTTAATTCAGCTGGAACTTCAGTTTCATCAACTTCTTTTCCTAGATCATCTTTATAAAGGATAGCTACGTTTCTTATTAAGTCTACCATACCTTTGAATTGATCTTCAGCACCAATTGGATATTGGATTGGAACAGCATTTGCTTTTAATCTATCTCTTAATGTAGCAACACATCTAAAGAAATCTGCACCAACAGCATCCATTTTGTTTACATACACCATTCTTGGTACTTGGTATTTGTCTGCCTGTCTCCAAACAGTTTCAGTTTGTGGTTCAACACCACTCTTAGCATCTAGAACTGTAACAGCTCCATCAAGAACTCTTAGAGATCTTTCAACTTCAACAGTAAAGTCTACGTGTCCTGGTGTGTCAATGATGTTTAACTCATGATCTCTCCATACACATGATGTTGCAGCAGAAGTTATTGTTATACCTCTTTCTTGTTCTTGAACCATCCAGTCCATCGTAGCTGCACCTTCATGAACTTCACCTATTTTATGTGTTCTTCCTGTGTAAAATAATATACGCTCAGTAGTTGTCGTTTTACCAGCATCTATATGGGCCATTATTCCAAAGTTACGGAACTTTTCTATAGGATATTTTCTAGCCATACTATTTTTCCTCCTCTCAAGGTTTAAATTTTAATTCAACAAAACTGTTTTGGTAAAAACCAAAACAGTTTTGAACATATTAATATCTGTAGTGAGCGAAAGCTTTGTTTGCTTCTGCCATTTTGTGAGTATCTTCTCTCTTTTTAACAGCTGCACCAGTGTTATTGGCTGCATCCATTAATTCATTAGCTAATCTTTCTCTTGCATACTTTTCGCCTCTTTTATTAGTTGCTGCAAGTATCCATCTGATTGCTAATGTCTGTCTTCTTTCTGGTCTTACTTCTATTGGAACTTGGTAGTTAGAACCACCTATTCTTCTAGCTTTAACCTCAAGAAGTGGCATTACATTATTCATAGCAGTTTCAAAAACCTCTATTGGGTCTTTTTCTGTTTTCTTTTGAATAATTTCAAATGCTTCGTAGCAAACTCTTTGTGCTACACCTTTTTTACCATCTTCCATTATGTTGTTTATTAACTTTGTAACAACTTTGTTGTTGTACATTGGATCTGGTAATACATCTCTTTTAGCTATATGTCCTTTTCTTGGCACTTTTCTTCCCTCCTTAACAGTTTAAATTTAAGTTCATCGGTACTCGACAATTTATGTTTTGTCGTAAAGTGCTTTGCCATCTGTTATATATAATCTCCATAATGGATGTAATTATTATTAATTGAAATATATATTTACTGAAGACATAGCACTAGTGTACGAAGAATTATTTCTTCGCTTTAGGCTTCTTAGCACCGTATTTTGATCTAGCCTGCATTCTGTTAGCTACACCAGCACAGTCTAACGCACCTCTTACTATATGGTATCTAACACCCGGTACGTCCTTAACTCTACCACCTCTTATAAGAACAACACTATGTTCTTGTAAGTTATGGCCAACACCACCAATGTATGCTGTTACTTCATATCCATTAGTTAATCTAACTCTAGCAATTTTTCTAAGCGCTGAGTTAGGTTTCTTTGGAGTAGTAGTTTTAACAACAGTACAAACTCCTCTTTTTTGAGGGCTCGCTTTCAAAGCTGGAGCTGTTGATTTAGTTACTATGTCTTTTCTGCCTTTTCTTACTAACTGGCTAATAGTTGGCATCTCTGCACCTCCTCTTTTATTTTTTAAATCTATATAAATATGGATTTAGCAAGGTAATTATACAGTTGCGGCAGCAACGGCTCCAACTTGAATACCGCATAATCTGCCTAATTCTTTCATAGTATCAATATAAATAACCTCAATGGAGCTTTCCATAGCTAAACCTTCAATATTTTCTCTTATGTTATCATCTGAATCTTTAGCGATGTATAATTTTTTACAATTTCCGGTTTTAAGAGCTTTTATAGTTTGCTTTAAGCCCACTACTTTCTTGCCTTGAAGTCTTTCAACCATTTCCACTGCCTCCATTAACATTACTGTTACAGAGAATATCGAAATACTCTCTGTAACAATTAACACACAAAATGTATTTTATCATTTTACAAACCTTGTGTCAACATAACAATTTTTTTGCTATTCCTCTATTGCGATTTCTGTTTCTCGTGCAACATCGATACTTATGTTCTTATATCTCTTCATTCCTGTTCCAGCTGGAATTAACTTACCGATAATTACATTTTCCTTCAATCCTAATAATGGATCTACTTTTCCCTTTATTGCAGCATCAGTAAGAACTCTAGTTGTTTCTTGGAATGATGCAGCTGATAAGAATGAATCTGTAGCAAGAGCAGCTTTTGTGATACCTAAAAGGGAAACTATTCCTTTTGCAGGTTCTTGATTATTCGCTATTGCATTTTCATTTACTTCAGCATAATCATACATATCTATCATTGTTCCTGGTAACAATTCAGTATCCCCAGAATCATCTATCTTAACTTTTCTTGTCATTTGTTTTACTACAACTTCAAGATGCTTATCATTGATATCAACACCTTGTAGTCTATAAACCTTTTGAACTTCTGATAATAAGTAATTCTTAACAGCTTTGACACCCTTAATTCTGATTATATCATGTGGGTTAACAG is a window encoding:
- the tuf gene encoding elongation factor Tu, encoding MSKSKFERTKPHVNIGTIGHVDHGKTTLTAAITSVLALKGGAKAFKYDEIDKAPEEKERGITINTAHVEYETENRHYAHVDCPGHADYVKNMITGAAQMDGAILVCSAADGPMPQTREHILLSSRVGVQYIVVFLNKADMVDDPELLELVEMEVRELLDEYGFPGDDTPVITGSALKALENPSDEEATKCVMELMAAVDSYIPTPERATDKPFLMPVEDVFTITGRGTVATGRVERGILHVGDEVELVGLHEETRKITVTGVEMFKKLLDEAMAGDNIGALLRGVQRDEIERGQVLSKPGSVTPHSKFVGQVYVLKKEEGGRHTPFFDGYRPQFYFRTTDVTGSIKLPDGVEMVMPGDHIDMNVELITQVAMDENLRFAIREGGRTVGSGVVTTIVE
- the fusA gene encoding elongation factor G, translating into MARKYPIEKFRNFGIMAHIDAGKTTTTERILFYTGRTHKIGEVHEGAATMDWMVQEQERGITITSAATSCVWRDHELNIIDTPGHVDFTVEVERSLRVLDGAVTVLDAKSGVEPQTETVWRQADKYQVPRMVYVNKMDAVGADFFRCVATLRDRLKANAVPIQYPIGAEDQFKGMVDLIRNVAILYKDDLGKEVDETEVPAELKDKVEEYRATMIESIAELDEELMMKYLDGEEPTVEELKAALRKGVIANEIVPVFCGSSYKNKGVQQMIDSVVDYLPSPLDIPAIKGTSLEGEEDSRKASDEEPMSALAFKIATDPFVGKLAFARVYSGVLQSGSYVLNSTKGKKERIGRLVKMHANHREEVESLEAGELGAIVGLKNTTTGDTLCEEANPIVLESMEFPDPVIHVAIEPKTKAGQEKMGLALVKLAEEDPTFKTFTDQETGQTIIGGMGELHLEIIVDRLTREFKVDCNVGAPQVAYKETIREAVRAEGKFVRQSGGRGQYGHCWIEMMPHEGAYEFENAIVGGAIPKEFISPIDNGIQEASNSGVVAGFPVINFKIKLVDGSYHDVDSSEMAFKIAGSMAFKNAMAKANPVLLEPIMKVEVTVPEEYMGDVIGDINSRRGRIDGMENRAGAQVIRSFVPLSEMFGYATALRSKTQGRGTYSMETDHYEDVPRNIQDKIAGERNAK
- the rpsL gene encoding 30S ribosomal protein S12 — translated: MPTISQLVRKGRKDIVTKSTAPALKASPQKRGVCTVVKTTTPKKPNSALRKIARVRLTNGYEVTAYIGGVGHNLQEHSVVLIRGGRVKDVPGVRYHIVRGALDCAGVANRMQARSKYGAKKPKAKK
- the rpsG gene encoding 30S ribosomal protein S7: MPRKGHIAKRDVLPDPMYNNKVVTKLINNIMEDGKKGVAQRVCYEAFEIIQKKTEKDPIEVFETAMNNVMPLLEVKARRIGGSNYQVPIEVRPERRQTLAIRWILAATNKRGEKYARERLANELMDAANNTGAAVKKREDTHKMAEANKAFAHYRY
- a CDS encoding ribosomal L7Ae/L30e/S12e/Gadd45 family protein; protein product: MVERLQGKKVVGLKQTIKALKTGNCKKLYIAKDSDDNIRENIEGLAMESSIEVIYIDTMKELGRLCGIQVGAVAAATV